From the genome of Prochlorococcus marinus XMU1419, one region includes:
- a CDS encoding shikimate dehydrogenase has translation MISSKTSFIALIGNPVSHSLSPIMQNAAFQYLGLDLIYIAIPCKDEDLELVLNSLKKINCKGLNITIPHKEKVFNLCSEISPIANKLKAINTLKLNSKKEWSATNTDLEGFIYPLKNFNLARKNSIVLGSGGAAKSVIQGLINLNLSKISVISRNKSSLDKLIKNFENQIELQSFLSNDNQAQNLIEEADLVVNATPVGMKTAKNEMNLLPYGDYFWRSLNSKTIVYDLIYNPSPTHLLKFSANKGCMTIDGLQMLVAQGLKSLSFWTNGLEVPFHIMNDALKNHL, from the coding sequence ATGATTTCAAGTAAGACATCTTTTATAGCATTAATCGGCAATCCGGTAAGCCATTCATTGTCACCGATTATGCAAAATGCTGCATTCCAATATTTAGGCCTAGATTTAATTTATATTGCTATCCCTTGCAAAGATGAAGATCTAGAATTGGTTCTGAATTCTTTGAAAAAAATTAATTGCAAAGGTTTAAATATTACAATTCCCCATAAAGAAAAAGTATTTAACCTATGTAGTGAAATTTCGCCTATTGCAAACAAACTGAAAGCCATTAATACCCTGAAATTAAATTCTAAAAAAGAATGGAGCGCAACTAATACTGATTTAGAAGGATTTATTTATCCATTAAAAAATTTTAACTTAGCAAGGAAAAATTCAATAGTTCTTGGCTCCGGGGGTGCAGCAAAATCTGTTATTCAAGGTTTAATAAATTTAAATCTTTCAAAAATTTCAGTAATATCACGTAACAAATCATCATTAGATAAATTAATAAAAAACTTTGAAAATCAAATTGAACTTCAGAGCTTCTTAAGTAACGATAATCAAGCTCAAAATTTAATTGAGGAAGCAGATTTAGTTGTAAATGCAACACCAGTAGGAATGAAAACAGCCAAAAATGAAATGAATTTATTGCCTTATGGAGATTATTTTTGGAGATCTCTTAACTCAAAAACAATTGTTTATGATTTAATCTATAATCCTTCTCCGACTCATCTATTAAAATTTAGTGCCAATAAAGGATGCATGACTATCGATGGTTTGCAAATGCTTGTTGCTCAGGGATTAAAATCATTATCATTTTGGACAAATGGCTTAGAAGTACCTTTTCATATTATGAATGATGCACTCAAAAATCATCTTTAA
- the rpsF gene encoding 30S ribosomal protein S6, whose translation MNDLQSYYETMYILRPDIAEDEVTNHIDKYNKLLEEFGGTILDSQMRGKRRLAYQIAKHREGIYVQLSHQGDGQHIFKIEKAMRLSEDVIRYMTVKQEGPLPTPRPSTKSSSKTDGKENPETKVESKEEKPIVSADTLTSAKDDTETKEKAES comes from the coding sequence ATGAACGATCTACAATCTTATTACGAAACCATGTATATCCTCCGCCCAGATATTGCGGAAGATGAAGTAACTAACCACATTGATAAATACAATAAGCTTTTAGAAGAATTTGGCGGTACCATCCTCGATAGTCAAATGAGGGGTAAGAGAAGATTAGCCTATCAAATTGCAAAACATAGAGAAGGTATTTACGTCCAACTAAGTCATCAAGGAGATGGACAACATATTTTCAAAATCGAAAAAGCAATGAGACTTAGTGAAGATGTTATTAGATACATGACCGTAAAACAAGAAGGGCCTTTGCCAACTCCAAGACCCTCTACGAAGAGTTCAAGTAAAACAGATGGTAAAGAAAATCCAGAAACTAAAGTTGAATCTAAGGAAGAAAAACCAATAGTAAGCGCAGATACTTTAACTTCGGCAAAAGATGATACTGAAACTAAAGAAAAAGCAGAATCTTAA
- a CDS encoding argininosuccinate synthase: MQQAKKVVLAYSGGVDTSVCIPYLKNEYGISEVVTFVADLGQGEDLELIRQKALNSGASQSIVGNLVNSFVERYAFPAIRANALYLDKYPLSTALARPLIAENLVNIAREFNADAVAHGCTGKGNDQVRFDLAINALGPDLKIITPAREWNMSREEAIVYGEKFGIPAPVSKKSPYSIDVNLLGRSIEAGILEDPMKEAPEDIFAMTSSIENSPDSPQEIEIIFKNGVPVGFNDESLTPVEIIKKANLLAGEHGFGRIDMIEDRVVGIKSREIYETPGLSLLIKAHKELESITLNPDVIDFKGIVEKKWGQLVYQGFWFGPLKDSLDSFISSTQTSVNGRVKIRLHKGNAIVIGRMSENNSLYREDLATYSKEDVFNHSLAEGFIYMWGMSNKIWAELNSKIKD; this comes from the coding sequence ATGCAGCAGGCAAAAAAAGTTGTACTAGCTTATTCTGGTGGCGTAGATACGAGCGTTTGCATTCCCTATTTAAAGAATGAATATGGAATTTCAGAAGTGGTTACTTTTGTCGCAGATCTTGGTCAAGGCGAGGATTTAGAGCTTATTAGGCAAAAAGCTTTGAATTCTGGCGCATCTCAATCAATTGTTGGCAATTTAGTTAATAGTTTTGTTGAGAGATACGCTTTTCCAGCCATTAGAGCAAACGCATTATATTTAGATAAATATCCTTTATCTACAGCTCTTGCTAGGCCTTTAATTGCAGAAAATCTTGTAAATATTGCTCGAGAGTTTAATGCTGATGCAGTAGCTCATGGATGCACTGGTAAAGGGAATGATCAAGTTCGATTTGATTTAGCTATAAATGCTTTAGGTCCTGATTTAAAAATAATTACTCCTGCAAGGGAATGGAATATGAGTAGGGAAGAGGCAATAGTGTACGGAGAAAAATTTGGTATTCCTGCACCTGTATCAAAAAAATCACCATATTCAATAGATGTTAATTTACTTGGTAGGAGTATTGAAGCAGGCATATTAGAAGACCCAATGAAAGAAGCACCTGAAGATATTTTTGCAATGACATCATCTATTGAGAACTCACCTGATTCTCCTCAAGAAATAGAAATTATTTTTAAAAATGGCGTCCCTGTTGGATTTAATGATGAATCTTTAACCCCCGTAGAGATTATTAAAAAAGCTAATCTTCTCGCAGGTGAGCATGGTTTTGGAAGAATTGATATGATTGAAGATCGAGTAGTAGGAATTAAAAGTAGAGAGATTTACGAAACACCAGGCCTCTCGCTTTTAATCAAAGCTCATAAAGAATTAGAAAGCATTACATTAAACCCAGACGTTATTGACTTTAAAGGAATAGTTGAAAAAAAATGGGGTCAACTTGTTTATCAAGGTTTTTGGTTTGGACCTCTTAAAGATAGTTTAGATTCATTTATTTCGTCGACTCAAACTTCAGTTAATGGAAGAGTAAAGATTAGACTTCATAAGGGGAACGCAATAGTTATTGGGAGAATGTCGGAAAATAATTCACTTTACAGAGAAGATTTGGCAACTTATAGCAAAGAGGATGTTTTTAATCATTCTTTAGCGGAGGGTTTTATTTATATGTGGGGTATGTCTAATAAAATATGGGCTGAATTAAATTCAAAAATAAAAGATTAA
- a CDS encoding DUF3134 family protein — MDSNKLKLRLDDISEVNPALTCYHRDDPAPVLPLREEPDLLSWLENTGRLVAEKDGDSQEISTIEEEELSALMGEKEDYKTEEDPSLEDDWED; from the coding sequence ATGGATTCAAACAAACTAAAACTTAGATTAGACGATATTTCCGAAGTCAATCCCGCTTTAACTTGCTACCACAGAGATGATCCAGCTCCTGTATTGCCATTAAGAGAGGAGCCTGATCTACTATCTTGGCTTGAAAATACAGGTAGACTCGTTGCCGAAAAAGATGGAGATTCCCAAGAGATTAGTACAATAGAGGAAGAAGAACTTTCAGCGCTAATGGGGGAAAAGGAAGATTATAAAACTGAAGAAGATCCTTCATTAGAAGATGATTGGGAAGATTAA